The nucleotide sequence TGCCAGCATCTGAGCTGGGCCCGGGGCGGATGCCGGGCTGGGCCTCAGGGGCCTGGCCGCCTCTCCTTCCCGCCCACTTCTGAAACCACAGGGCTGGGTGGGCCCTGAGTCAAGGGACCCTGGCCTGGCCCCCTGCCCCCAAAGCAGGCCGCACGGGGTCGCTGCCTGCCCGGCCCCGGGAGGGTGGAGCCTCGTCCACGTGGTGAGGCTCAAGTGGGCAGCAGGCCGCTCACCTGGTGGCGTCTCGGAGTTGGGGACGTAGGAGGAGGCCGGGACCACACTGGGCGTCGCCGGCAGGTAGCTCGTGGAGGGCAGCGCGGGTTCACTGTTCAGAGACCCGAGTTTCTGGAAGACAGAGGCCATGTTCCTCCCAGAAGAGCCCTGGACCCTGACCCCTCAGGGCCGGACCCCCAGCCTGGAGCCGCCCGTGGCGGCTGGGCTGGGTGGTCCTGTCTGGTCAGGGACCTCCCCCCAAAGCAGCCGTCTTTGAGGAAAAAATCCAACGATGCTTGTCTTACCACAAATATGTGATAAAGGGAAAACCCAGTCCTTTCAAGACGGTGAGAACACACAGCTCTGCAATGCTCCCCGGAGGAGCTCGGCAGACAAGGGGATGCCCGCCACCCGCCTGTGTGGCCCCCACAGCGGAGGGGCCTCGGTGCAGGGACACCCTCCTGCAAGGCTGCCCGGCCGCCCCGCGGGACCGAGGGGATGCCGAGGAGCCCCTGCCCTGAGCCCGTGTCCACACCAGGCCCCCGTCAGCCCCCATGCTCCCGCGTGTGTCCCCGCGGACACGCCCCAGTGGCTAACACTGGGAAAGCAGCACCCGCTCGCCCAGGCCCGCCCTGCTACCTGCGTGGACACCAGGCCGGCCGCGTAGTCGGGAGTGGCGTTCTCCACGACCGTCTCCTCCTTGGCGGGCTTCTCCACCGCCTCCGTGTCTGCAGGCAGAGCATAGCCTCAGTGCCCCAGGCCGGGGCAACGGGCCCCCAAGGCCACGGCCGCCTCGAGGGGAAGCCAGGCCAGTCTCAGGAGACGAGGTCGCCCGCAGGCACAGACAGTCGGGGAAGCGGCCAAGTACACACCCAGGGCCCTCCTGCGCCTCTTGGCCTCCCGGCCGGCCCCGACCACATCCAGCTCGGAGATGTCCAGGAGCTGCCAACAGAAAGAAGCCCCTCAGCCTCGGAAAAGGTGCGCCAGGCCGGCCCAGGGCTGCGCGGGGCCTGCACCCACCTTCACGCCCCTCTCCTTCCGCAGGGGCGTCCTGGACGGCGGGATGGGCGTGCGGTTCCCAGCGGGGCTGAAGACGCTGGGGGCGGTGGGGCTCCTGAAGGGTGCCTGCTTCGGGATGCCTTTGAGCGGGGCTGTGAGGGGGCGGCTGTCAGGAGCCTCGGGCGCTGCCTGGCGAGTCCCCACAGCCCCATCCACGCCCCAAGGGTCCTGGGTCTCCTCAAGGGCAGGGGGCATGCACACCCCAGGCCGGGGCCGCAGCTCCTCCCGTCAGCGGCCCGGGCGCCGTCTCAGCTGGAGGTCCAGCTGCCCCGTCTCTCACGGGGCCCCTGACACGCGAGGCACGGTGCCTTCCGTAGGCCCCCATTCCCGCCACCCGGCCCAGCCCAGCACCCGTGAGTGGACACCAGCTCTTGTGGGTCCTCAGCAGGTCTGCCAGACAGTGGGGAGACCCCGAACCCCCTGTGGAAATCAGGCCCGGCTGGGGCTGGAGAGGAGGTTGCGGCAACTCGATCAGAGGATGGGGCGCAGGGGCAGGGACGTGGCGGAACAGGGGCTCTCGTCCACCTGACGCAAGGCCCGGGCCCCAGGGCGGTGGGGGCCGGGCGCCCTGCAGCTCGGCCACTGCCCTCTCCGACCTCCCACCTGTGGGCCAGCCCCGGCAGACAGCACCGGAGCTCCAGCCACGACGGAGGCCACGGGGGCCGACGGAGCTCCGCACGGAGAAGCCGGGCCATCCCCAGTGAGTGCAAGGACCCAGGCAGGAGGGGGCGGCCCACCACGCCCGCCGTGACGCGCGTCCCCCTCCAAGCCATGCCTCCTCGGCAGGGCAGAGGAGCCCCTCAGTCCGCACAGCCGAGCCTTCCCCGACCCTCGCCCCGGTGGCAGCCTTACTCGTGGTGTCCATCTTGCGGAGCAGCCCCCGGCCTTTGGCGTGGAAGGGCACGCCTGCGCTCCTCTtgagctgctgggctgtctcggTGGCTGGAAGACAAGGGCCGTGTCAGCGCTCCGGGGGGCTGTGGGCTCACAGGGCAGAGCGGCGAGGCCTCGAGGAGGAGAGCCTGGGGCTCCTCCCTGGCAGGGGAGCGTCAGCACGGTGGGGGGGGTCCCGAGGCCCCAGCTCCGCGAGGCCACAGACCAGCGTGGACCCCGGACACTGTCCAGGGGAGCCAGGGTGGCGGTGCTctatctgattctttgaaaacagGCCACTTACACAGCTATCAACACCAACACCAGAACCACTTAAAACAGAAGTCTGCTATCGGTCAAAGCAATCAATATCCTAGCCTCTTTCCCAACAAGCACCTTCTAGGTACATTTTATAGCTGCTACTTaaggaaacatttaagaaaatgacCAAACATCTTTATAGTCAAATTCAGGCCATTTGCAACTCCAGAACAGTCAGGGGACTATCTTGTCACCTGTGTGACTCAGCTGGTTCAGATAGTTTTTGGAACAAAGATTATAAATGCCTTAACCTGAAAACTTGCAAGTTTCTACAGATTTTTAGAACCTACAGTTTAGCACAGCAAGCAATGAATttctaataaaacaaaaaattatgtaGAACACTGTCTTTAAAAGATAATTAGGTACCATAAAACCTGAAGGAAACCTCAGAATAAAAACCACTGACATGGAACAGAAAGACAGCTTGCCGGCAGCCAGGCTCCCCAAGCCTGCAGGACCTCCCAGGCCCGGCCGGGCAGGGCGCCCCCACCCCGGGCGGGCGGAGGCCGCGGCACTCACACTTCTGGAGGAGCTCGGCCCTCAGCGTGGCGCTCTTCGGCTTCCTTTTCAGCTGAAAGTGCTTCACCGGGGGGGTGAGCGGGCCGGCGAGCGTCGTCAGGGCGTTCTTGTTCAGGTACTGGCACTCCAGCGGGAGCATTGCGGACGCCTCGCACTCGCTCACTGCTCGGAGAGCCAGCGCGTCAGGAGGCACACCCCGCACTCAGACCCCGTTTCCACAGCCAGTGTGGAAGCGCAGTTTCCTATCTGTGTTCGTGGAGCTTCTGCTCTGATCTCAAAACAGAGAACAAGTATCCGCTGACCGCATGCCTGCCGTCACCCAGCAGTCAGAGCCACCGACCTGGGCCCAAGGGCGCCGGAATCCCCAAGGAGCGGCCTGAAGGCCGGAGCCCCTGGCCCAGCACAGCAAGCAGCCTCACGGCTGTCTGGACAGTGCTCCGTGCACGCCCAGGGCCAGCAGGACGAGGGTGCCCGCAGCGGTCCCggtctccccacccacccaccccgtcTGGGGCGCTCCTGTCCCGCTGGACCCTGGTCCCCCGGAACGGCACCTAGGCCCGCCTCCCGGCCTGTGTGTAAGCTGGGGGCGAGAGCTCAGGAGCAAGGAAAGCAGGCGGCCCCACACTCCCGGCCCCAGGGGAGCACTCTGAATCTCTCCAGGGCTGCAGACAGAGTGGGCCCCTCCCCCGCAAGAGCACGCCCAGGAGGACCTGGACCTGCCGGGACCCTGGACGAGCTAGTCCCTGGGACACAGATAGCCGGTGTCCGCCCTGGTGCTCTGGGGTGACCATGGGTCAGTGGGCCGAGCGCAAGTCTGAAGAGCGGGAGCGGCCACCTCAGGGTTGAGAGCAGGCACGGGCAGCCACCCCGGACAGCCAGGCCGCCGGCCCTGCAGCAGCGCTGGGCGACAGGCCCGCCTTTCACGAGCTGCGGTGCCAGTTCTCAAAACTAGAGGGGTTCGGGGAGGAACAGgccttcccatcttttcatgttcttctgtCCGTTTGCAAGTAGTTCCTAAGTGGTTTGGAGTTCTTTTCTGGACAGACGCGCTGCGAGTATTTTCAGCACGCATAGGAGTGGCCAGCCCGTGCCAGGCAGCACCCAGGCTCCGGGGAACGGCCCGCGTGGGCCGGGCCGGCCCGCCGGGAACTGAGGGGGGGGTGTGCAAGGTGAGCACAGGTCGCCGCGGTGCCCGGGACAGGGCGGGGACCCGACTCAGGACACAACAGTCACTTCAGGAGCGCTCTCAGGGCAGGCCCCTGCCTGCCCTGCAGACTGCACACCCGACCTACCCTTCTCTCTGAGCTCTCCTAAGATATCTTGGACGTTAGGGTTCTGCTCCTCCAAATCCAGGTTAAGGGACCCGGTGTCGGGGAAGGACTTGAGGATGTCGGCCACCATGAGCACCCAGGGGTCCGAGTCCAGGGTGGCGAGCTGGATAATCTCCGTGAGCGCGCCCTTCATCTGCCAGAGAGCACAGAAGAGCGTCCTGGGCCACCCTGTCCTTCCCCTGCGTGGGCCTACGGGCGGGCGCTGAGCTGGGCCTCTGAGCACCTCACCTTCTCACACGCGGGCCCGCGTCAGGCCTGCGGACCTCCCGCAGGCACCAAGGGGCCCAGCCTCGAGGGGCCCTCCCCGAGCCCCAAGGTCACCCGGCTGCCCCGGATCCCCGGCTCGCAGACCCCCATCAAGAGCCCCCAAGGCCTCCCAGTGCACGGCAGACAAAACGGGAGCCTGCAGACGGGGCGTCGGGTGTGGAGCTGGCCAGGGCGGGCAGTGGAGAGCGGGCCTGGCGGGCAGAGCCAGAGGGCAGGGAGCGGGCAGGGAACAGGCAGAGGCTGCCACGAGGACCTGAGCCCCTTGCCACGTCTGGGCTTCTGGGACGGAGCAGCGCCCAGGGAGGCCGCCCTCCCGAGGCCCTGGTGAcaggggcctgggcctgggctgcGGCCACTTCTGCCAAGGCCTCAGCCACCTCCCCAGGCCGCCAGCGGCTGAGTGTCTGTGCTCCCTACGGCTGGAGGCCCAGACTTGGCGAGAGCCGCACCgcctcccggccccgccccgcagaCCGAACCCCCCAGCACAGCCCTCGGGAATCAGGGAGCCCTCCTGCCTGGGCCCAGCGCCCTTCCTGCACGCCTGGCTGCCCACCAGCGTCCGGGGCTCAGAGCGCAAGGCCCAGCCTTGGTGCCCGACACTGGGTCCCTCCCGCTGGCTGCGTGCAGGGTCGAGGGCCAGCTGACCCAGCTCTGCAAGGCTGTACCCTGAAATATCTGGAAACGTGTTCTCGCTACGTGTGACTAAACAGTAAAAGTTCCTTTTATTAATTTAACGCTTGTGCTGGGGGCTATCACGGCGTCTACTACCCTCCACCTTTGATTTAGCTGAGCTCCACTGTTTCctccattaaaaacaaaaggtaTGAAACGAAAAAGTTTTATCTGTCACTTACTACAATGAGTTAGAGGGTAAGAACATGTTGACGACAaactaaatttatataaaatgcagAACAAGAACACCCCAACTCACACCCCGTCTCCCCAGGGGCTCCACAGGCAGGCTGTGCCCTGGGTACCGTCAGGACCGTGAAACCCAGGCAGGCAGATGGCAGGGCGGCCCGCCCTGCGCCTGGGCCCAGAGTCAGAAAGCAGGGGGCCGGGGCGGTGGGCCGGGCAGCGTCAGGAGGACCACCTGGCCGGTCCTCAAGGAGACCAACAAAGGGTTCCCGGGAGGCCTCCCACGGGGCTCCCACACTCTCACCGCAGAGGGCCGGGTTCAGCCCCTGCCCGGGGAACCAAGATGCCAGAGACCACCAGGCACAACCAGAATTACAGAAACAGACACGAGGAGAGCAGCAGGAGGGCCGGCACTCCACTCCGCGCACAGACCCAGAAACCAGGAAAGCCCGCTCACCACACTTGTAGGCGAACGGCTACATTCATGACACCCCCAGAGCAGCAGCGATGCCAAGGCCACCATCTAATGAAAGCTTCATCCACACAAGGGAACACTGGTCGGGCAACAAAAGGACACACGTGGTAACACGGGTGAGCCATGAAAGCTCTGGGAAGCAGCCAGCCCTGAGCACACACGCCGTGTGGTTCTGCGCGGGTCAGACACCAGGACAGGTTGCCCAGCAGGTGCGGGAGGTGGACGGAGGTCCCAGGGCTGGAGCTGGGACAGGGACAGACTTCCAGTGAGCTCGCGGTCGCCTCCTCTAGGTGACACAAGTGTTCTGGTCTCAGAGAGCGTTGTGAGGTACCCAAACCACTCATGCACTTTAAGAGTGAATCTGACCTGAGTATCTCAGTCTGAAAAACTGTATGCGCAAAGAACAGGGGGCCGCAGGGGAGCCAAAGCCCGCAGCTGTCCCCAAAGCTGGCGGCAGACCTGGGCGCCTGCCTGGAGGCGGTGTGTCCCTGCCCTGGCTGGGCGTCGCGTGCCCAGGTGTCCGTTCTGGGCGACAGAGCTGGGCTCTCTGGAGGGAAGCcggcaggggcagggacagtccTCAGCCCGGCCCCCCTGACACGGAGACCCTGGAAGAGCCGCGCTGGGAAGCGCCTGCTTCAGTCCAGCGGAGTCACAGTCAGGGAGGAACCAGCAGGCAGAGGAGCAGCCACAGTCAAACAAAGAGCAAAGGGCAGAAACACCAACAGCCACGAGACACGCCTCCACCGAGCACGTGATGTCTCTGACCACTTACAGCGCCAAGAATTTTTTACACTCTACAAAATAAGGAGATAAAGCAGAGAAATGAGTTTAGACACAGCAAGACAACAGGAggtaataaaagcaataaaaagacCATACCAAGAAATAGACTTAAGGCATCATGCAGTCTCTAAGAATGCACTCCAATGACCAGGAGCCTCCCGCAAGCTTGAATGGATGACAGAGATGAAGGGCATGGTGCTCCCAGTATGTAAAGATGGATGCTGTCCTTCAGTAACCCCTAAGTTCGGGGGACCCCACTCAAGCTGCAGAAATATTTCCTTCACAAAACTACAATCTGATTCTAACTTCCTATGAGAAAAGCAATAAAAGTAAGAAGTTGTAAAAGAAGATAACACAAGAAAGATCAGTTCCACCAGATATCACAATTATAAATGCCAGATAAGATTAAACACGTCCTTTACCTCTCGCTTTATTCCCAGATAAACTTCAAATGGATCGAAGTTCAATTTGAGAAATGAGACCTAAATGCCCTGGAAGGACCGCAGAAGTCTTTCTTTTGTGTGACTGGTGAGAGCAAGTCCTCTGGAGTTACGATTCTCAGCTGAGGAGCCATAAAAGACAAGAGCTTGAAGTTTACCACTTAAGTATTTTTTCTATgaaaaactacagaaaaaaatccaaatcccATAAATGAAATCAAGAGAAATGTCACActgggtaaaaaaataaaaatttgtaactCCTCTCACAGGCAAttaaacacacacaggcacacacgagTGTTATATCATATAGATGTCTCTATTACACATAGAGAACAAAGAGACTGATTCTACatgtcaattttttaaagtttaccatCAGAAAAATGATTTAAGACCCTTAAAAATGCAAGGGATACTTGGCCTCATTCAACATAAAAGAAGTGCAAAACAAACACAGAAGGAGACAGTTCCCCCGTGAGGGATGGCGGGGTGGAGTGGTGGGCTGCTGTGGGCCCCAGGAGGACAGGCAGGATGGTGAGGGGCTGGCCACACAGGCCCGCATCCAAGGTGCATCCAAGCCCTGAGGGCCCCGTGAGGGGGGCCCGCTGCGGGCCCCAGGAGAATGGGCAGGACAGTGAAGGGCTGGCAGCACGGGCCCGCGTCTAGCCTGCGTCCAGCCCCCGAGGGCCATGGCCCGAGCCGGCCTGGCCGCCCCCAGGACGGCAGGAGCAGCAGCTCCGCGCTCACCCGGGGCCTCAGCAGGTGCGGCCGCGGCGAGCAGGAGCCAGAGTGCTTCCCACGGAGCAGGGGGCCACACACGGGTCGGAGCCGAGGCCGGAGCCCGCGCCCTCGGCAGGGAGGGTGCGGCTCCTACCCAGCGGACCAGCAGGGAACGCCCTCTGCCAAGTTCACCTCAGTGATGCTCATCAGTTTATGACGAATGCACTTGCTGCCTGAGCAACTGGCATATCTCAGAACTTATCCTCTGGATTAAAGAACTAAAGGTAAGAATGGATACTAGAAATTcctagaacactctttgacataaaacacagcaatatatttttggattCATCTCCCAGAGAtggatggaaacaaaaacaaaaataaaccaatgggacctagttaaaagTTTTTactcagcaaaggaaacaacagacaacccacaaaatgggagaaaatatttgaaaatgatgcaaccgacaaaggattaatctccaaaatgtacaaacagctcatatggctcaataaaaaatttaaaaaactggaagaaagatcaaagtagacatttctccaaagacatcagttcagtccagttgctcagtcctgtccagctctgtgaccctgtggactgcagcatgccaggcctccctacagatggccaaaaggacACACGGAaaaatgctcaacactgctaaatattagggaaatgcaaaccaaaactacactgaggtatcacctcacaccggtcagaatggccatcaaagaGTTTATCAACaggtaagtgctggagagggtgtggagcaaagggaccctcctacactgctggtggggtgGGCACTGGTGCGGCCACCATGGGGAACCGTGAGGAGGGTCCTTAAAAACCAGAAATGGAGCTGCCGCGTggccctgcaatcccactcctgggcgtaaATCCAGAGAGAACTGTAACACACGCACCTTTATGCTCACAGCCGCCAGGGCATGGACGCCACCTGAATGTGCAtcgacagaggagtggataaacaAGACGTGGTGTACACACACAACAGAATACAGAAACCGCGTCatgtgcaacaacatgggtgaacctagaCATCATACCAGGTGACCTGAGTGcgtcagacagggaaagagaagTACATGatgtcacttatgtgtggaatctaaaacaaattatacaagtgaacttacacacaaaacagaaagacatagAACACAAATTTAGGCTTGGCAAAGGGGGAGGAATAAatcaggagtctgggattaaaatatacacactattatacataaaagagataaccaacaagaatctaccatataacacaggaaactatactcaatagttTGTTAATAatgtataaaggaaaagaatctaaaaaagaagatGCGTTGTGTGTGAATATCTACGCTACATGTCTGACACTGACATCACTGTGCAGCAGCtatatttaacaaaaataaaaactacaacaGCAAAGGATGTGCCCTCTAGTTACCTCGCACACCTGAGAATTCGCAGCAGCAGACAGCAAACGACTGCACGCCCACCCAGGCAGACGGACGGGGGACCGAGCGATAAAGAAGGTCCTGGGCAGGAGAGACGAGGCTGTAGCGCGGAACAGGCGCCAGGACGTCGCGAGACAGCCCCACCACTCACCCGCCCCGCAGGCACCGGCCCCTTCCTCAGGCCCGGCTGCCTGGGGCACTCGGCATACAGCAGGCCAGGGCACCGGGTCTCAGAGGCAGCCCCGGGCAAGCACTGCACACACAGAGATGTCAGCTGTGTCCACAAAAGCTACTGCTACGGGCTGACCGGGCCCCCAAAAAGCTCTGGAGTCCTGACAGACCTCAGAATCCAACCCCACTCGCAGACAGGCCATGTTACAATGAGCTCATTGGATCAGGCACTAGCGTCCTTTTGAAAGGGCCGTctggacagacacacacacgcagaggCAGGGCGGCGTGCAGCCTCCACGGGGGAGCCAGGCTCGGGTCAGGGGCGAGGCCTTCCCCAGCCAGAGCTCAGGAGGGGCCCTCAGAGCTGCGACACCGCATGCCGCTGTGGGTCCGAGGGCAACCCGAGCAGAACAGCCTGGCTACAGGAGGCGGCTGGgcagaaagggaggaaaaaaaaagaagggggttAAAGACCCAAAGCCCACTGTTACAAACTGCACGGTCCAACGCTGACAGCCTAGTCTTCCGGAGACAGGTGAGCAGGCCGGGCCGTCCTGAGCGGCTCAGCGTCCTTTCAAAGGAGCCCCTCTCACGGCCACGCGGGTGAGGAGGGCCCTCCAGGGAAACCGAGCAGCCCGCCCAGAAGGATGGCTCATCGAGGCGTCCCATCATCCAGGACGCGGACTGTGTAAATCAGCAAGCTTAAGGTGTCCTATTCCGGCAGCCCAGGCCTTCAGATGAAACTGTCA is from Dama dama isolate Ldn47 chromosome 6, ASM3311817v1, whole genome shotgun sequence and encodes:
- the NELFA gene encoding negative elongation factor A, with protein sequence MASMRESDTGLWLHNKLGATDELWAPPSIASLLTAAVIDNIRLCFHGLSSAVKLKLLLGTLHLPRRTVDEMKGALTEIIQLATLDSDPWVLMVADILKSFPDTGSLNLDLEEQNPNVQDILGELREKVSECEASAMLPLECQYLNKNALTTLAGPLTPPVKHFQLKRKPKSATLRAELLQKSTETAQQLKRSAGVPFHAKGRGLLRKMDTTTPLKGIPKQAPFRSPTAPSVFSPAGNRTPIPPSRTPLRKERGVKLLDISELDVVGAGREAKRRRRALDTEAVEKPAKEETVVENATPDYAAGLVSTQKLGSLNSEPALPSTSYLPATPSVVPASSYVPNSETPPAPSSRDASLQASRPPEEPGAPSPALPAQFKQRAPLYNSGPGPAVPPPAAPPSPLTPATPPAAAPAAQTPPVAMVAPQAQQPPAQQQPKKNLSLTREQMFAAQEMFKTANKVTRPEKALILGFMAGSRENPCQEQGDVIQIKLSEHTEDLPKSDGQGSTTMLVDTVFEMNYATGQWTRFKKYKPMANAS